The DNA sequence TTTTGGCTATTGCAATGGAGAGCAGGATCATGAGGATGATATTCACGATGGGAATGAAATAGCCGATGAACCAATACCATTCCTTTCCTCCGATTCGATTGAGAACCCACAGGTTATAAAATGGAATGAGGCAGGCCCATCCATATTCCCCGGCTTTGACAAAGGTTTTCCACATGCCGATACAGACCGCGACCACAATAAGAAGATTTATGAATGACATTTTCCGTTGAACTCCTGCTCAATGTTTCTTTTATAG is a window from the Pseudodesulfovibrio sp. JC047 genome containing:
- a CDS encoding DUF5684 domain-containing protein, which translates into the protein MSFINLLIVVAVCIGMWKTFVKAGEYGWACLIPFYNLWVLNRIGGKEWYWFIGYFIPIVNIILMILLSIAIAKKFGQPGIFAAGLFILPFIFYPILGFGESRYRG